In Poecile atricapillus isolate bPoeAtr1 chromosome W, bPoeAtr1.hap1, whole genome shotgun sequence, one DNA window encodes the following:
- the LOC131591643 gene encoding keratinocyte proline-rich protein-like isoform X1, which translates to MALFGLSPMEGLVTEIWRAVFDQRGIAVSNADFQRLCEYGRHEGFFPVVEAMFSKSAWDALGDSLLEALLLDYEPRLVWLLGIWWQCVHVLCSHSSSSASSVATLSDLDERGDSYSSCGSEAELSLCPGDAELVDVASPRLAPRRCWSGARMDSGWRAVRGTTERGDVTPPRPAPWRCRAGVGSPPWCALPAQADGEPPQQGAAPPLGVMSGTVPCPRCGWAVSYPTVGDGASLGSVVAHAHTAPKGGCLVRSPGFCAPDGMLLGALPSVVPPASDLCSVGTGAVRCADTGPAASSGVRVSPPASLGRPLAVEWDGAASPLAVPLPAPRSPPALEAGRVAPASPRPASRSRASPEPAAGGSPPPRRLQWPGRTEVLHCLPLVQVVIPWGQSRWPPRGKGPGLLELLWLPGGPCLPAR; encoded by the coding sequence TTTTGGGCTCTCTCCTATGGAGGGCCTGGTTACGGAAATATGGCGTGCGGTGTTTGATCAGAGGGGGATTGCCGTTTCAAATGCTGACTTTCAGCGATTGTGTGAGTATGGGAGacatgagggttttttccctgtggttgaggCCATGTTTTCGAAGTCGGCTTGGGATGCTTTAGGAGATTCCCTGCTCGAGGCTCTGCTGCTCGATTATGAGCCCCGGCTGGTCTGGTTGCTGGGGATTTGGTGGCAGTGCGTCCACGTTTTGTGTAGTCACTCATCCTCTTCTGCGAGTTCTGTGGCCACTCTCTCTGATCTGGATGAGAGAGGTGACTCTTATTCCAGTTGTGGGAGCGAGGCAGAGCTTTCCCTCTGCCCCGGTGATGCGGAGCTGGTGGATGTGGCCTCGCCTCGCCTGGCACCCCGGCGGTGTTGGTCTGGGGCAAGGATGGATTCCGGCTGGCGGGCTGTCAGAGGCACCACGGAACGGGGGGATGTAACTCCGCCGCGTCCGGCACCCTGGAGGTGTCGGGCTGGGGTGGGGTCGCCTCCTTGGTGTGCTCTCCCGGCACAGGCCGATGGGGAGCCGCCTCAGCAGGGGGCGGCGCCGCCCCTGGGGGTGATGTCAGggactgtcccctgtccccgctgtggctgggctgtgtcGTATCCCACTGTGGGGGATGGGGCAAGCCTGGGCTCTGTGGTCGCGCATGCACACACCGCTCCGAAGGGGGGCTGTCTGGTACGATCTCCTGGTTTTTGTGCTCCCGACGGGATGTTGTTAGGGGCTCTTCCGAGTGTTGTCCCTCCCGCATCGGATTTGTGCAGCGTGGGGACGGGTGCAGTGCGTTGTGCGGACACCGGGCCGGCTGCCAGCTCCGGGGTGCGGGTTTCTCCTCCTGCGAGCCTGGGACGGCCCCTGGCGGTGGAGTGGGACGGTGCTGCGTCTCCACTGGCTGTGCCCCTTCCGGCGCCGCGTTCCCCCCCCGCGCTGGAGGCGGGTCGCGTTGCACCAGCTTCACCTCGCCCCGCCTCGCGTTCTCGGGCATCGCCTGAGcctgcagctggaggcagcCCCCCCCCCCGTCGCCTCCAGTGGCCAGGGCGGACCGAGGTCCTGCACTGTTTACCATTGGTTCAGGTGGTGATACCGTGGGGACAAAGCCGGTGGCCTCCACGGGGAAAGGGTCCCGGGCTGCTAGAGCTTCTTTGGCTACCCGGTGGACCTTGCCTCCCGGCCAGATGA
- the LOC131591643 gene encoding uncharacterized protein LOC131591643 isoform X2, with product MALFGLSPMEGLVTEIWRAVFDQRGIAVSNADFQRLCEYGRHEGFFPVVEAMFSKSAWDALGDSLLEALLLDYEPRLVWLLGIWWQCVHVLCSHSSSSASSVATLSDLDERGDSYSSCGSEAELSLCPGDAELVDVASPRLAPRRCWSGARMDSGWRAVRGTTERGDVTPPRPAPWRCRAGVGSPPWCALPAQADGEPPQQGAAPPLGVMSGTVPCPRCGWAVSYPTVGDGASLGSVVAHAHTAPKGGCLVRSPGFCAPDGMLLGALPSVVPPASDLCSVGTGGSRCTSFTSPRLAFSGIA from the exons TTTTGGGCTCTCTCCTATGGAGGGCCTGGTTACGGAAATATGGCGTGCGGTGTTTGATCAGAGGGGGATTGCCGTTTCAAATGCTGACTTTCAGCGATTGTGTGAGTATGGGAGacatgagggttttttccctgtggttgaggCCATGTTTTCGAAGTCGGCTTGGGATGCTTTAGGAGATTCCCTGCTCGAGGCTCTGCTGCTCGATTATGAGCCCCGGCTGGTCTGGTTGCTGGGGATTTGGTGGCAGTGCGTCCACGTTTTGTGTAGTCACTCATCCTCTTCTGCGAGTTCTGTGGCCACTCTCTCTGATCTGGATGAGAGAGGTGACTCTTATTCCAGTTGTGGGAGCGAGGCAGAGCTTTCCCTCTGCCCCGGTGATGCGGAGCTGGTGGATGTGGCCTCGCCTCGCCTGGCACCCCGGCGGTGTTGGTCTGGGGCAAGGATGGATTCCGGCTGGCGGGCTGTCAGAGGCACCACGGAACGGGGGGATGTAACTCCGCCGCGTCCGGCACCCTGGAGGTGTCGGGCTGGGGTGGGGTCGCCTCCTTGGTGTGCTCTCCCGGCACAGGCCGATGGGGAGCCGCCTCAGCAGGGGGCGGCGCCGCCCCTGGGGGTGATGTCAGggactgtcccctgtccccgctgtggctgggctgtgtcGTATCCCACTGTGGGGGATGGGGCAAGCCTGGGCTCTGTGGTCGCGCATGCACACACCGCTCCGAAGGGGGGCTGTCTGGTACGATCTCCTGGTTTTTGTGCTCCCGACGGGATGTTGTTAGGGGCTCTTCCGAGTGTTGTCCCTCCCGCATCGGATTTGTGCAGCGTGGGGACGG GCGGGTCGCGTTGCACCAGCTTCACCTCGCCCCGCCTCGCGTTCTCGGGCATCGCCTGA